Within the Rosa rugosa chromosome 2, drRosRugo1.1, whole genome shotgun sequence genome, the region GTCCTTTTGATGAAGCTACCTCTCTGGGCCATGCTGAAATCAATTTTGTGAAAACCAATATATCAGATTTAGCTGATATGTGGATTCCTCTTCAAGGAAAGTTAGCTCAGGCTTGTCAGTCAAAACTCCACTTGAGAATTTTCTTAAACAATACAAGAGGTGGCAATGTTGTTAATCACTTTTTAAATAAGATGGAGAAGGAGGTTGGAAAGAAGGTACGGATGTTCTATACTTTTGAAATTTGCATTATCAATGTTCCTTTTCTTCTGTCCCTTAGTAGTGGTGCTTTACACTCTTTTTTGTATTCTTACTCATCAGTTTAGTGAAAATTAATGCAGATTACTGTACGTTCTCCTCAAACAAATTCAGCATTCCAAAAACTCTTTGGGCTTCCACCAGAGGAATTTCTTATCAACGACTTTACATGTCACTTGAAACGAAAAATGCCCCTGCAGGTGCCGTTGATGTTGCTATACACCATGCTGATTTCTTAATGACCTTAATCttacaattttttctttttcattctttttgaGGCACAGCTAGAGAAATAATCTCTCTCTGCTCATGAACTGCCATATGCTTCATAATCTGAATCTCTGAATAACAGTTTTTCCTGTCCAGGGCCGCCTATTTCTTTCTGCGAGAATAATTGGGTTCCATGCAAATTTATTTGGTCGCAAGACAAAGTTCTTTTTCCTCTGGGAGGATATAGAAGATATTCATATTGTTCCTCCAACTCTGTCATCTATGGGTAGTCCAACTATAGTCATGACTCTGCGGCAAGGTAGAGGTATGGATGCAAGGCATGGTGCAAAGACACAGGATGAGGAAGGCAGGCTGAAGTTCCACTTCCAGTCCTTCGTATCCTTCAATGTAGCGAACAGGTACGGAAAGGACATCCTAGATATCATGGCATCACTTTATCAAAATTGGAAATTTTCATTAATCCTTCTGAGCTTTTTCTGTCTTTGATTATTTGGTTGAAATAACCGTTGAATAGATCTCTGTCAATTATGCTCTTTTTTGTGCTTATTGAGATGAATATCTCATCTCAGCTGACgttttcattttccaatcactGATGCATGCATTGACGTAGTTGATGTTTCTATTCAGGACAATTATGGCCCTGTGGAAGGCTAGATCTTTGAGTCCTGAGCAGAAGGTGCAAATAATAGAAGAAGAATCAGAAGTCAAGAGCCTCCAAACTGAAGAGAGTGGGTCTTTCTTGGGCCTTGATGATGTCAGCATGTCTGAGGTTTATTCATCCTTGCATTCAGTTCCTGTGAGCACTTTCTCTCTGGACCATACATGTACCCTTTGttgtttttctttccttccCTTTTCGGTACAAATATTCACACGTGTTTTTTGGACCTGCAGTAAAGCTGCATCTCCTTTAGAATTATGAATCTATCTGCATCTCAGTTTCTTTTCACCTTCTGCCTGGTTGTTAGTTAAACTACAGTTTCCATCTTGATCATTCATCTCCCATATGTGGTACTCATGACAATACACATTGTGGTTCAATTATTTTCATTTGTGCACTTTCTGAACTTATGCTTTCGTTGACCATCAAATTTGTCTTGTTTGCCATTTTTTTAGACAAATTTCTTCTCAGAGCTATTCGGTGGAGGTGAATTGGATCGTAGAGTTATGGAGAAAGCTGGTTGTCTTAACTATTCTCACACCCCATGGGAATCAGAGAAGGGCGATGTCTATGTGAGGCAAATATATTACAGATATGACAAACGTGTTTCCCAATATAGAGGAGAGGTGACTAGTACTCAGCAAAAATCCCGCCTTTCTGATAGAAATGGTTGGCTTTTTCAAGAAGTCATGACCCTCCATGCAATTCCACTTGGTGACTATTTCAATGTATGAATAACCTGGAACTTGTGCAGAATTCTTAAAATAGTCCTTCTCGTAGCAGTTGAAATTTTCTCCGAGTCACCTCTCCTTTATCATTGACCAGTCCCATTTCATCATTTGCAGGTTCACATCCGATACCAAATTGAGGACTCGTCCTCAACACCACCAGGGTGTCTGGTAAAAGTATACTTTGGCATTGAGTGGCTCAAAAGCACCAAGCATCAGAAAAGAATTACAAAAAATGTTCTCAAGAATCTGCAAGATCGCCTAAAGGTCTCCTTTGCTGTAGTTGAGAAGGAGTTCACATCAAGATAGTGGGTTATTTGGTGCATTTCTGGGATTGTAGGCATTTGACATGGAGAGGGCTGATATTCATTTTATAAAGCACCCTTTTCCTGATATTTCATCTTTCTATGGCCAAGCCTGGCAGAAGTGGCTCGACTGCATGACTTGTCAGGTTTGCTATCATCCAAATCCGTTTAACAGCTTTGGCATGCAGAGGTGCGGTAGCACTTATATGACAGGCTTGGTGTATTTGAAGGTCCAAGTGTATATCTAGATGCTCTTCTGTGTACCAATGGTGAAGTGAAAAGGCAGGCATGATTATGGACTGTGCGAAACACTGTTTAGTGCCTTTCAGAAAGAATCTGGACTAGTTTAGAAAGCCTAGTTGATAGTTCCTTGTTGTGAATAACTGATGCAGATGTGCAATAACTTGGTTCATCGGATTGTGAAGGTTAAAGCCTTGAGCCTTAAAGTAGATACAGAAGTGGCAGGTCTAGTTTTTGTGGTCTTGCCATTGCAGGTCAAACAACAGTTCTACACTTCTACTTCACTGTCAGTGGTAATCATTCTTTTAGAATAGCTCAAACTCGAAAGGTAGTACCAATTGTAGTTTAATGAGGTTGTTTGAAACTTGTATAAGAAAGTTTTGCAATGGCCTAGCTTCAGTTAACTTAAGtatataaagaaaataattaaaatcaaacatcttTTGATCATAGATTTAGTATGTTTGCCTTTCTCTTCTGTGCTAAACAGATGATCCAAATGACTTTACTCATCCATTATTCCCTTGAAAATCCATTTGCAACCAACTAGTTAAAAAGTGAAGATAACAAGGATTGAAGCTGTCTCTTAGTAGTAAAGCTTTGGGCCTGATTTTGAGATAATAAGACAGAGGCTCCCTACGTGAGGTAGAGCACGTTTCACAGCAAACTTGAATAAAATAATCCAAAAATGATTGTGGGACGTTGGCAGAAATTAGAATGAAGCTGCAGTACCTATATCCAAAATTGGCGTATGCATATGTAGGTTAATCTCTGGTTATGCTAACCAATACAGCTATATGCTTTGAATTTCCACAGCATTACTGACGCAATACTATATTGAATAGGGCGCACAACATTGTTCAGAACTCCAGAATTttccaaaacaaaaaacttaaATTCATGTACATGTGCAAAATAAGAAAGGGAAGAAGGATGAATGTTGATACATATATTTAGTTTGCTATCTGTCTTTGGCTTTGTCGCGGCCATGCTCTGATGATCTACTTCCCTTGTGTATCATCTTGCTGGCGTCCAACTTGCTCCCAGCTGATAATATTCCCAGCTCCCTGATTTCTCTTCCCATATTTACTTCTTCCACTTGTATTTCACCCCTATTCAAGGCCCTTCTTTCCGTGAATTCCACTGCAGACTTTGCTTCTGATCTTTTCCTTTGCTCATAAATATCTCTCTTTCCAGTAGCATTCGTGGTTTCAGAAACGGCATTATTGGTTCTTCTCGTGCCCTCCCCCCTACTGAGTTTTTCATCATCTCCACCCAATCTTTGCTTAGCTGCATGATCTTCACCCCTGCTGGTAGTTGATGTTTGTTTTCCTGAGCTGTAAAGTTGCTCCAGCTGGCCCGGTAGTCTATGAGATGTCGCTGCTGCCTTAGAGTTGGAACCTCTCTCTTGCTCAAAGAAGAGGACTTGCACAACAATCCTCAATGGTAGCCTCTCATTTTTGACAGCATGAGCACGTACCTCTGGCGACAACTTCTGGCAGTCTAAAATGCGGCACAAGCGCTTCTTATCTGCCTTGCTCAGATCAGAGTGCTCCTGcttcatatatataattaagaagCCACAACATGAAATTAAGTAGAGAGGAACCATGTGAAAACtagtacccaaaaaaaaaaaaaaactacttcgTGCACTGCACAGCATGAAATTAGACAGAGGAATTATATGCATGTCTACTGTCCATTGCCTGCTTAAGAGCAAATTGTATTCCAATTCATTCTTATTGGTAGCTACTAATATTGAATATATGATTAATTCATGTATGGTAATTAGTGACAGAGTTTAATTATTTACCTTTAAATAAATGTTAATAGCCTTGTAGATGTCATCATGGTCTTCCCTAGCCATATCTGGCAAAGCTTCAGCAAGAGTTGCCACTTTTGATACTGGCATGTTGGCATCCCTTGCAACGACTTGAAGGTAAGAATCAATGATCTTCCCAACCTTTCTTACTGTCCTGAAAAAGTGGTGGCTGTTTTCTGCAGCTGCTGCAGGGGATTGTCTTCTCCATATCACCAAGAAACTTTGCAAGAGTGCCAACACTAAGTCAATATCATAAAATTCAGGGTCAGTGGGTGAGTGTGAAGGAAAAAGCAGGTCATTCACGGTTGCCTCTTCAAGTTGTAGACTGGATCTCCTCAAGAGTTCTCTCTTTGTCACCGGAGACACTCCTCCTAGATAACTTGCAATAACAAGAAGCCTTAGCAAGAAACCAACTGAAACCGATCCCTTATCTCCAGGAATCATACTAGCAATGGTATCAACAATCCTTCGATTCTTTTCCATTAATGTTTCATCATGATTATAATCGCTATTTTGATCCGGAGGAGGTCTAATGTTTGTGGTGTCTGGTAGCCAACGGCAAGCATAGACGTGCAAAGCCTCCCCAATGAGCTGTGGTGGCAGCATATAGGTTGATCTAACAGCAGTAACTATACACCGAAACAGGTCTATATCAAGGTCTGATATATCCTCTGTCCACCAATCCTTGGGGACAGAATGATGATGCTTTTTGTTGTAACCAGGTCTGGTATAAGTGTATGACCATGTCACCTGAATTTACAGATTAATACCCAATTATATACATTAGCTTTAGCaaacaagtaaaaaaaaactaacaattTAGCTTCTTAAAGAAGAGAATCAAGGAGAATAATAAAAGGTGAAGTACAAAGATAAATATGACCTGTGGTGGGGGTGTAAGGATTTTTTCAACAATTGAATCGATGCACTTTCTGATGATTCCAAGATTCTCAGACCAGTCAGGCAACTTAACAGTAGTTTGTAGTGTGACGATGGAGTCTTTCCAACCTTCGAGAATGCATGAATTGAGGAAAGCCTCGAGTTTTAGGACAAAATTTCCCTTGTCTACAGATTCAGTCATTTCAAGGAATTTAGCAGCACAATATGCAGGTAAAAAGTTATAGGCACTGAGTTTTATTTTAATTCCATAACAGAACTTAGCACACAGTTCAAAAGCTTCTTCGCCTCCTGGAATGTCGTGAAGCTCTATGTTCATTTTTTCCAGATCACCAGAATCACAGCAAAGCCGTTGTAATAGACCGCATTTTGGAAGCAATGGAAACTGCAGCTAACAGAACCACAATCAACTATATATTTCATTCTTCACCTGATAACACCTACACCTACACATGTACAC harbors:
- the LOC133730052 gene encoding BTB/POZ domain-containing protein At5g47800 isoform X4, with amino-acid sequence MKFMKIGTKPDTFYTERATRSVVSDVPSDLLIQINNISYVLHKFPLLPKCGLLQRLCCDSGDLEKMNIELHDIPGGEEAFELCAKFCYGIKIKLSAYNFLPAYCAAKFLEMTESVDKGNFVLKLEAFLNSCILEGWKDSIVTLQTTVKLPDWSENLGIIRKCIDSIVEKILTPPPQVTWSYTYTRPGYNKKHHHSVPKDWWTEDISDLDIDLFRCIVTAVRSTYMLPPQLIGEALHVYACRWLPDTTNIRPPPDQNSDYNHDETLMEKNRRIVDTIASMIPGDKGSVSVGFLLRLLVIASYLGGVSPVTKRELLRRSSLQLEEATVNDLLFPSHSPTDPEFYDIDLVLALLQSFLVIWRRQSPAAAAENSHHFFRTVRKVGKIIDSYLQVVARDANMPVSKVATLAEALPDMAREDHDDIYKAINIYLKEHSDLSKADKKRLCRILDCQKLSPEVRAHAVKNERLPLRIVVQVLFFEQERGSNSKAAATSHRLPGQLEQLYSSGKQTSTTSRGEDHAAKQRLGGDDEKLSRGEGTRRTNNAVSETTNATGKRDIYEQRKRSEAKSAVEFTERRALNRGEIQVEEVNMGREIRELGILSAGSKLDASKMIHKGSRSSEHGRDKAKDR
- the LOC133730052 gene encoding BTB/POZ domain-containing protein At5g47800 isoform X1, producing the protein MKFMKIGTKPDTFYTERATRSVVSDVPSDLLIQINNISYVLHKLQFPLLPKCGLLQRLCCDSGDLEKMNIELHDIPGGEEAFELCAKFCYGIKIKLSAYNFLPAYCAAKFLEMTESVDKGNFVLKLEAFLNSCILEGWKDSIVTLQTTVKLPDWSENLGIIRKCIDSIVEKILTPPPQVTWSYTYTRPGYNKKHHHSVPKDWWTEDISDLDIDLFRCIVTAVRSTYMLPPQLIGEALHVYACRWLPDTTNIRPPPDQNSDYNHDETLMEKNRRIVDTIASMIPGDKGSVSVGFLLRLLVIASYLGGVSPVTKRELLRRSSLQLEEATVNDLLFPSHSPTDPEFYDIDLVLALLQSFLVIWRRQSPAAAAENSHHFFRTVRKVGKIIDSYLQVVARDANMPVSKVATLAEALPDMAREDHDDIYKAINIYLKQEHSDLSKADKKRLCRILDCQKLSPEVRAHAVKNERLPLRIVVQVLFFEQERGSNSKAAATSHRLPGQLEQLYSSGKQTSTTSRGEDHAAKQRLGGDDEKLSRGEGTRRTNNAVSETTNATGKRDIYEQRKRSEAKSAVEFTERRALNRGEIQVEEVNMGREIRELGILSAGSKLDASKMIHKGSRSSEHGRDKAKDR
- the LOC133730052 gene encoding BTB/POZ domain-containing protein At5g47800 isoform X3; translation: MKFMKIGTKPDTFYTERATRSVVSDVPSDLLIQINNISYVLHKFPLLPKCGLLQRLCCDSGDLEKMNIELHDIPGGEEAFELCAKFCYGIKIKLSAYNFLPAYCAAKFLEMTESVDKGNFVLKLEAFLNSCILEGWKDSIVTLQTTVKLPDWSENLGIIRKCIDSIVEKILTPPPQVTWSYTYTRPGYNKKHHHSVPKDWWTEDISDLDIDLFRCIVTAVRSTYMLPPQLIGEALHVYACRWLPDTTNIRPPPDQNSDYNHDETLMEKNRRIVDTIASMIPGDKGSVSVGFLLRLLVIASYLGGVSPVTKRELLRRSSLQLEEATVNDLLFPSHSPTDPEFYDIDLVLALLQSFLVIWRRQSPAAAAENSHHFFRTVRKVGKIIDSYLQVVARDANMPVSKVATLAEALPDMAREDHDDIYKAINIYLKQEHSDLSKADKKRLCRILDCQKLSPEVRAHAVKNERLPLRIVVQVLFFEQERGSNSKAAATSHRLPGQLEQLYSSGKQTSTTSRGEDHAAKQRLGGDDEKLSRGEGTRRTNNAVSETTNATGKRDIYEQRKRSEAKSAVEFTERRALNRGEIQVEEVNMGREIRELGILSAGSKLDASKMIHKGSRSSEHGRDKAKDR
- the LOC133730052 gene encoding BTB/POZ domain-containing protein At5g47800 isoform X2: MKFMKIGTKPDTFYTERATRSVVSDVPSDLLIQINNISYVLHKLQFPLLPKCGLLQRLCCDSGDLEKMNIELHDIPGGEEAFELCAKFCYGIKIKLSAYNFLPAYCAAKFLEMTESVDKGNFVLKLEAFLNSCILEGWKDSIVTLQTTVKLPDWSENLGIIRKCIDSIVEKILTPPPQVTWSYTYTRPGYNKKHHHSVPKDWWTEDISDLDIDLFRCIVTAVRSTYMLPPQLIGEALHVYACRWLPDTTNIRPPPDQNSDYNHDETLMEKNRRIVDTIASMIPGDKGSVSVGFLLRLLVIASYLGGVSPVTKRELLRRSSLQLEEATVNDLLFPSHSPTDPEFYDIDLVLALLQSFLVIWRRQSPAAAAENSHHFFRTVRKVGKIIDSYLQVVARDANMPVSKVATLAEALPDMAREDHDDIYKAINIYLKEHSDLSKADKKRLCRILDCQKLSPEVRAHAVKNERLPLRIVVQVLFFEQERGSNSKAAATSHRLPGQLEQLYSSGKQTSTTSRGEDHAAKQRLGGDDEKLSRGEGTRRTNNAVSETTNATGKRDIYEQRKRSEAKSAVEFTERRALNRGEIQVEEVNMGREIRELGILSAGSKLDASKMIHKGSRSSEHGRDKAKDR